The genomic region ATCCATGACTCGCTCGCGGCAATCAATCCTGCCGGCGGCAATACGTGGGAGGCCAAATTCACCCATCCAGGAAATGGCACTACCCAATTCCCGGTCGCCAATTTGGTGGTGCCGGCCGATACGATCATCATCTTCGCCGGTGGCCGGGCACTCAGCAGTGCTGGCTTGGGCGGCTACGGCGGCTACGGCGCATCCGGTAGCCAGGCTTGGTTCGATCTCCTCGCTTGCCGCGGCCAAACCGGTGCCTTGGAGACAACGCCAACCGACTTCGCACGATGGGGCGGGGCCATCACGTTCGACACGGGAAGGACGTGGAATTTCTCGCTGACTGATCCCACGGCCCCCGGTTCTGCGGATTTCCTTCCGATTGCCCTCCACGAATTGGGGCATGCCCTGGGGCTTGGCGGCGCACCTTCCTGGACGACCAAGATTTCCGCCAGCACCTTCACCGGAGCGCACGCCGTCCAGGTCTATGGGGGGAATGTGCCTCTTTCGGGCACCGGCCATTGGCGCGACAACTCCTGCGGCGGAACCGATGGCTATCTGGCAAGCGACACCAATAAGATCCTCAGCAAGGCATACGGTGCCTTCGGCGCTCCTCACGGGTTCCCCCAAATCGCCCTGATGGATCCGAGCGTCTGCGGCAACGGCACTTTCCAGAAGGTCATGACCGACCTCGATATCGCCGCCCTCCGGGACGTGGGATGGGAGATCGATCCACCCTTGGATTTGACCGTCCCGAGTCTCGACCCCTCTGCCAGCCCCTTCGTCTTCTCCTGGCCGAGCACCAGTGGCTTCACCTACCGGCTGCAGCGAAGCCCTTCCCTTGCCGCGAATTCTTGGACCACCCTTTCGACCCAAACGGGCAACGGCACCATCCAACAGTTCTCCACTGCCACTCCCGGCCTTGCGACGGCTTTTTACCGTTTGACCACCGATGTTCCGGCGGCTGGCGCGTTGTTCGTCGAGCCTCCTCCCTTGGTTCCCGCTCCTCAATCGGCCCCTTCGATCGACGTCGAGGGTTGCCAATGCGGCACTCCTTGGCTCGACCATTGACCGCCGCTTGACGCGGGCAGCGCCGGCGCTATTCGGGACGTGTGACGCTGCTCAAAACCATCGGCCTCCTGACGCTGTCGAATATCTTCATGACCTTCGCGTGGTACGCCCACCTGAAGGACATGAAGGAAAAGCCGTGGATCATCGCCGCGCTCTTCTCGTGGGGCATCGCGTTGTTCGAGTACCTGCTGCAGGTGCCGGCGAACCGGATCGGGTCGTCCGCCTATAGCACCGGCCAGCTCAAGATCCTGCAAGAGGTCATCACGTTGTCGGTCTTCGTCCCCTTCGCGGTCTTCTACCTGAAGGAGAAGATCACGCTGAACTACCTCTACGCCGCCCTGTGTATGGGCGGGGCGGTGTTCTTCATGTTCCGCGACAAGATCGCCCCGAAGCCGCCGGAGCCTGCTTCGGTGGAAGTTCGGCAGGATGCCGAGTGATCAGGCCAACGGCTTGAACTCGACCTGCTCGATCACCTTCCCTTCGAGGTTCTTCATCACGAAGGTCAGCGCGTTCGCGTCCGCCTTGCCCTCGATCCACGTTGCCCGCTCCGGCTG from Luteolibacter arcticus harbors:
- a CDS encoding M10 family metallopeptidase domain-containing protein codes for the protein MKLRHHLPAMALLGLTSSAFALKIEFRYDYDTNGFFNSAAAKAALEAAADFYEPLIHDSLAAINPAGGNTWEAKFTHPGNGTTQFPVANLVVPADTIIIFAGGRALSSAGLGGYGGYGASGSQAWFDLLACRGQTGALETTPTDFARWGGAITFDTGRTWNFSLTDPTAPGSADFLPIALHELGHALGLGGAPSWTTKISASTFTGAHAVQVYGGNVPLSGTGHWRDNSCGGTDGYLASDTNKILSKAYGAFGAPHGFPQIALMDPSVCGNGTFQKVMTDLDIAALRDVGWEIDPPLDLTVPSLDPSASPFVFSWPSTSGFTYRLQRSPSLAANSWTTLSTQTGNGTIQQFSTATPGLATAFYRLTTDVPAAGALFVEPPPLVPAPQSAPSIDVEGCQCGTPWLDH
- a CDS encoding DMT family protein is translated as MTLLKTIGLLTLSNIFMTFAWYAHLKDMKEKPWIIAALFSWGIALFEYLLQVPANRIGSSAYSTGQLKILQEVITLSVFVPFAVFYLKEKITLNYLYAALCMGGAVFFMFRDKIAPKPPEPASVEVRQDAE